The genomic region CACCAGATCGTTAAGGCTTTCCAGGTGCTGGACGTTGAGGGTGGTCCACACATCGATGCCGGCGCTGAGCAGCTCTTCCACGTCTTGCCAGCGTTTCGGGTGGCGTGAGCCGGGCACGTTGCTGTGGGCCAGTTCATCCACCAGCAGCACGGCGGGATGGCGTTGCAGGGCGGCGTCGAGGTCGAATTCGGTGAGGGCAAAGTCGCGGTGAAGACGGTGGGCCCGGGGCAGTTGTTCGAGACCGTTGAGCAGGTCGGCGGTTTCCTGGCGGCCGTGGGTTTCCACCACGCCGGCGAGTACGTCGCGCCCCAGGCCGACTTCCCGTTGCGCCGCGTCGAGCATGGCGCAGGTCTTGCCCACTCCGGCGTTGGAGCCGAAGTAGATACGCAGTTTGCCGCGCAAGGCGGCCTGTTCTTCCTGCTGGACCCGGGCGAGGAGGGCGTCGGGGTCGGGGCGTTCTTCGTTTAATGCGGGCATGTCATTCCTGGTCAATGCGGTTCAATTGTGGGAGCGGGCTTGCTCGCGAAAGCGGTGTATCAGTGACAGATGAGTTGGCTGACACACCGCATTCGCGAGCAAGCCCGTTCCCACATTGGGTTTGCGGCGCTACACGAGACCCAGCCCGGTCAGTACCATGTCAATCAGCTTGATCCCGGCAAACGGCACCAGCACCCCGCCCAGGCCATAGATCAGCAGGTTGCGATTGAGCAATGCCGCCGCGCCAATCGCCCGGTAGGTCACGCCGCGCAGTGCCAACGGAATCAGCGCCACGATGATCAACGCGTTGAAAATCACCGCGCTGAGAATCGCCGAGTTGGGGCTGGTCAGGTGCATCACGTTCAGCGCGCCGAGCTGCGGATAGGTCGCGACAAACGCTGCCGGGATGATCGCGAAATACTTCGCCACATCATTCGCCACGCTGAAGGTGGTGAGCGCGCCACGGGTCATCAGCATCTGCTTGCCCACCTCGACCACTTCGATCAGCTTGGTCGGGTTGCTGTCGAGGTCGACCATGTTGCCGGCCTCTTTCGCTGCCTGGGTGCCGCTGTTCATCGCCACCGCCACGTCGGCCTGGGCCAGCGCCGGTGCGTCGTTGGTGCCGTCGCCGGTCATGGCCACAAGCTTGCCCTGGGCCTGGTAGTCGCGGATCAGTTGCAGCTTGTCTTCCGGGCGCGCCTCGGCGAGGAAGTCATCCACGCCGGCTTCCACGGCAATCGCGGCGGCGGTCAGGCGGTTGTCGCCGGTGATCATCACGGTCTTGATACCCATGCGCCGCAGTTCGGCGAAGCGCTCCTTGATGCCGCCCTTGACCACGTCCTTGAGCTCCACCACGCCGAGTGCTTTGGCCCCGTCCGAGACCACCAGCGGGGTGCTGCCGCGTCGCGACACTTCGTCGACCTTGGCCTGCAAGGCGGCTGGAAAACTTCCACCCAATGCTTCGATATGACTGCGGATGGCATCCGCCGCGCCCTTGCGAATACCACGGCCTTCGGGCAGGTCGACGCCGCTCATGCGGGTCTGCGCGGTGAAGTGCACAAAGCTTGCGCCGAGGGCGTTGATGTCCCGTGCACGGATGTCGAACTTCTGCTTGGCCAGCACCACAATGCTGCGCCCTTCCGGGGTTTCGTCGGCCAGGGACGCGAGTTGCGCTGCATCCGCCAACTCGGCTTCCTTGACCCCTGGTGCCGGCAGGAAGCTGCTGGCCTGGCGATTGCCCAGGGTGATGGTGCCG from Pseudomonas yamanorum harbors:
- the kdpB gene encoding potassium-transporting ATPase subunit KdpB is translated as MIKNARLPLFDRAIVLTACGDAFKKLLPQAQWKNPVMFVVYLGSLLTTLLWFQSLGGQGEAPSGFILSICLWLWFTVLFANFAEALAEGRSRAQAASLRGMKRQTLAKLLQQPKHGAAWLPTEATLLRKDQVVLIEAGDLVPLDGVVIEGVASVDESAITGESAPVIREAGGDFSSVTGGTRVLSDWLVVRISVNPGESFLDRMISMVESAKRQKTPNEVALTILLVGLTLLFLLVIATLSPYSIFAVAMSGSGSVISATVLVALLVCLIPTTIGGLLSAIGVAGMSRMMSANVIATSGRAVEAAGDIDVLLLDKTGTITLGNRQASSFLPAPGVKEAELADAAQLASLADETPEGRSIVVLAKQKFDIRARDINALGASFVHFTAQTRMSGVDLPEGRGIRKGAADAIRSHIEALGGSFPAALQAKVDEVSRRGSTPLVVSDGAKALGVVELKDVVKGGIKERFAELRRMGIKTVMITGDNRLTAAAIAVEAGVDDFLAEARPEDKLQLIRDYQAQGKLVAMTGDGTNDAPALAQADVAVAMNSGTQAAKEAGNMVDLDSNPTKLIEVVEVGKQMLMTRGALTTFSVANDVAKYFAIIPAAFVATYPQLGALNVMHLTSPNSAILSAVIFNALIIVALIPLALRGVTYRAIGAAALLNRNLLIYGLGGVLVPFAGIKLIDMVLTGLGLV